A window from Coregonus clupeaformis isolate EN_2021a unplaced genomic scaffold, ASM2061545v1 scaf2296, whole genome shotgun sequence encodes these proteins:
- the LOC121561648 gene encoding LOW QUALITY PROTEIN: protein NLRC3-like (The sequence of the model RefSeq protein was modified relative to this genomic sequence to represent the inferred CDS: deleted 1 base in 1 codon) produces MSLSGEREEGTTASKMTQDTSSKSVQKPRAESPAPSLLSMKSDQLPAFSQEPLPDDNKEVESLDSEDALKITHNLLDRRSQTLLTVQQDIKAKLKHKYQHISEGIGHHGNQSLLKDIYTELYITEGGSGGVNNEHEVRQIEMASKKQSTQETPIKCNDIFKPLPGQDKPIRTVLTKGIAGIGKTVSVQKVILDWAEGKANQDVHFMFPLPFRDLNLKKDQYSLMQLLSHYFSELKEIDSIEDGETKTVFIFDGLDECRLPLDFKNNERCCDVTKPTSVDVLLTNLIKGNLLPSALLWITSRPAAANQIPPECVDQVTEVRGFNDPQKEEYFRKKITDQNLANEIIKHMKTSRSLHIMCHMPVFCWISATVLEMMLKEAEKDEVPKTLTQMFTHFTHIQIIVKNKKYNKATETNPKELSQSDKEMILKLAKLAFQQLQKGNLIFYEEDLRECGLDVTEASEYSALCTEIFKEESGLNQEKVYSFVHLSMQEFLAAVHALESCLDKKENVFSTTSEDEDEESIQLSDLHRRAVDQALKSENGHLDLFLRFLLGLSLESNQNLLRGLLTQTGSTTQSNEETVERTVRYLSDKIKRESSPQRIINLFHCLNELGANSLVEDMQTSLRSGTLSETELEPDQCSALAYLLLMSEEVLEEFDLKTYTTSETGYQRLLPVVKTCKRALLDRCELTYESCETLASALQTPNSPLRELDLKYNDLGDRGVELLCVGLTSPLCNIHSLVLSGCLVTEEGCAALSSALRSNPSHLKELDLSYNHPGDSAGGLLSAALVDPTDKLMKLNVDHGGEFRLKSGVRKYACHLTLDPNTANPHLILSEGNRKVTRVEEKQHYEDHPDRFDSLPQVLCREVLSGSRYYWEVEKDGDWAGIGVVYKGIQRKGEDDSCIGYNRKSWALLCSDSEYDFYHSAVIRSIPGPVSNRVGVYLDWPAGTLSFYSVSSSGTLTHLYTEHTTFTEPLYPGVGFGIGAFSSSSVTLCQIDDQHIQR; encoded by the exons atgagtctctctggggagagagaggaggggaccactgcctctaaaatgactcAAGACACCAGTTCTAAGAG TGTCCAGAAGCCCAGAGCAGAGTCACCTGCCCCCAGCCTGCTATCAATGAAGAGTGATCAGCTACCTGCTTTCAGCCAGGAACCATTACCAGATGACAATAAGGAAGTGGAGAGTTTGGACAGTGAGGATGCATTAAAGATCACACACAACCTTCTGGACAGAAGAA GTCAAACTCTTCTGACAGTCCAACAAGACATTAAGGCTAAACTGAAACACAAGTATCAACACATATCTGAAGGAATTGGACACCATGGAAACCAAAGTCTGTTAAAGgacatctacacagagctctacatcacagagggtggaagtggaggggtcaataatgaacatgaggtgagacagatagagatggcaTCCAAGAAACAAagcacacaagagacaccaatcaAATGCAACGACATCTTCAAGCCTTTAcctggacaagacaaacctatcagaactgtgctgacaaaaggaatcgctggcattggaaaaacagtctctgtgcagaaggtcatccttgactgggcagagggaaaagcaaatcaggacgtTCATTTCATGTTTCCTCTTCCTTTCCGTGATCTGAACCTGAAAAAGGACCAATACAGTCTGATGCAACTTCTTTCCCACTACTTCTCAGAGCTGAAAGAGATTGACAGCATTGAAGATGGGGAAACCAAAACTGTTTTCatttttgatggtctggatgagtgtcgACTTCCTCTAGACTTCAAAAACAATGAGAGGTGCTGTGATGTCACGAAGCCAACCTCAGTGGACgtgctgctgacaaacctcatcaaggggaatctgcttccctctgctctcctctggataacctcacggcctgcagcagccaatcagatccctcctgagtgtgttgaccaggtgacagaggtacgagggttcaatgatccacagaaggaggagtacttcaggaagaaaatcacagatcagaatctggccaatgaaatcatcaaacacatgaagacatcaaggagcctccacatcatgtgccacatgccagtcttctgttggatatcAGCCACTGTCCTTGAGATGATGCTGAAAGAGGCAGAGAAGGATGAAGTCCCCAAAACTCTGACCCAGATGTTCACACACTTCACGCACATCCAAATCATTGTGaagaacaagaagtacaacaaagCCACAGAGACAAACCCAAAGGAACTGTCTCAGTCAGACAAAGAGATGATCCTGAAACTGGCAAAGCTGGCTTTCCAACAGCTGCAGAAGGGCAACCTGATATTCTATGAGGAGGACCTGAGAGAGTGTGGCCTTGATGTCACAGAGGCATCAGAGTACTCAGCATTGTGTACAGAGATCTTTAAAGAAGAATCTGGGCTGAACCAAGAGAAGGTCTACAGCTTTGTGCATCTGAGCATGCAGGAGTTTCTAGCAGCAGTGCATGCTTTAGAATCATGTCTGGACaagaaggaaaatgttttttccACCACTAGTGAGGATGAAGATGAGGAGTCAATCCAGTTGTCTGACTTACACAGGAGAGCAGTGGACCAGGCCTTGAAGAGTGAgaatggacacctggacctgttcctccgcttccttctgggtctctcactggagtccaatcagaatctGTTACGAGGCCTTCTGACACAGACAGGaagtacaacacagagcaatgAGGAAACAGTTGAGAGAACAGTCAGGTACCTTTCAGACAAGATCAAAAGGGAATCCTCACCACAAAGGATCATCAacttgttccactgtctgaatgaacttggTGCCAACTCTCTAGTTGAAGACATGCAAACCTCCCTGCGATCAGGAACTCTTTCAGAAACAGAGCTAGAACCTGACCAATGTTcagccctggcctacctgttactgatgtcagaggaggtgctggaggagttTGACCTGAAGACATACACCACATCAGAGACAGGTTATCAGAGGTTGCTGCCGGTAGTGAAAACCTGCAAGAGAgcact actggaTCGCTGTGAACTCACATatgaatcctgtgagactctggcttcagctctgcagacaccaaactcccccctgagagaactggacctcaaatacaatgacctgggagacagaggagtggagctgctctgtgttggactaaccagtccactctgcaacatacactcactagt gctgtctggctgtctggtcacagaggagggctgtgctgctctgtcttcagctctgaggtcaaacccctcccacctgaaagagctggacctgagctacaatcacccaggagactctgcA GGGGGACTGCTTTCAGCTGCTCTGGTGGATCCCACAGATAAACTGATGAAGCTGAA TGTGGATCATGGTGGAGAGTTCAGGCTGAAATCAGGGGTGAGGAAAT ATGCCTGTCATCTCACCCTGGACCCAAATACAGCAAACCCACACCTGATACTGTCTGAGGGGAACAGGAAGGTGACACGGGTGGAGGAGAAGCAGCATTATGAAGACCATCCAGACAGATTTGACAGTCTTCCCCAAGTTCTCTGCAGAGAAGTCTTATCTGGATCTCGttattactgggaggtggagaagGATGGTGACTGGGCTGGCATTGGTGTGGTGTACAAAGGAAtacagaggaagggagaggatgaCAGTTGTATTGGATACAATAGGAAGTCCTGGGCTTTATTATGCTCTGACAGTGAATATGACTTTTACCATTCTGCAGTCATCAGATCCATCCCTGGTCCTGTTTCTAACAGAgttggagtgtatctggactggccagctggTACTTTGTCCTTCTATAGTGTGTCCTCCTCTGGTACACTGACACACCTTTACACAGAACACACCACATTCACTGAACCCCTCTATCCTGGGGTTGGGTTTGGGATTGgggctttctcctcctcctcagtgacccTGTGTCAGATAGATGACCAACACATTCAAAGGTGA